Proteins from one Coffea arabica cultivar ET-39 chromosome 8c, Coffea Arabica ET-39 HiFi, whole genome shotgun sequence genomic window:
- the LOC113706248 gene encoding pentatricopeptide repeat-containing protein At5g39680-like: MPAQKPPLDPRSVINWQAPWRLKSNHDHPAVKLLKISAGTKNLKFGKIIHAHLLVSNQASENNVVENNTLLNLYAKCGQLSGAQRVFDGMRMRNVVSWGTLMAGYLHAGFCSEVLELSRDMVKVDNLRLNKYVLSTVLSSCAGDGLYCKGQQCHVYAEKSGLIFNQHVKNALVCMYSMCEDVEGAMKVFNGVPGLDVFTYNSLLTALLEHGSLSEALDVFRKLLEADVEWDGASYVGVLGLCACLKDLKLGSQVHSRMLKSGFNSDMFVNCAMIDMYGKCGEITKARKAFGSLKARNVVSWTAILAACLQNECFEEALKLFFEMETDGVRPNEYTFAVLLNSSASLSAAAYGTSLHAHIEKVGYEDFVIVGNALVNMYSRNGDIELAYSVFAKMRSRDPITWNSMISGYSHHGLGKEALTVFRDMLAAEEKPNYVTFIGVLSACGHLGLVEQGFYYLNHSMNMLGIEPGLEHYTCIIGLLGKAGQLDEAENFMRSMPVKWDIVAWRTLLNACHVQRNYRVGMRAAEVILQMDPNDVGTCILLSNMHAKFKRWDGVVKMRKLMRERNIKKEPGLSWTEIRNNTHIFIAGDNKHPESVQIQKKVRELLAEIKPLGYVPDPASALHDVEEEQKVDYLTFHSEKLAIAYALMKTPPNAPIRVIKNLRICDDCHSAAKLISKVTNRLIVIRDANHFHTFRNGICSCADYW; the protein is encoded by the coding sequence ATGCCCGCGCAGAAGCCGCCGTTGGATCCCCGATCAGTTATTAATTGGCAGGCGCCTTGGCGCCTAAAATCAAACCACGATCACCCTGCAGTCAAGCTACTGAAAATTTCAGCTGGCACAAAAAACCTCAAGTTTGGCAAAATAATTCATGCCCATTTGTTAGTATCCAACCAAGCCTCCGAAAACAATGTTGTTGAGAACAATACTTTGCTTAATCTTTATGCCAAATGTGGCCAATTATCAGGCGCACAACGGGTGTTTGATGGAATGCGGATGAGAAATGTGGTGTCATGGGGCACCTTAATGGCTGGGTATTTGCATGCTGGGTTTTGTTCAGAGGTTCTTGAATTGTCGCGAGACATGGTTAAAGTGGATAATTTGCGGCTTAATAAATATGTGTTATCCACAGTTCTTTCTTCTTGTGCCGGTGATGGCTTGTATTGTAAAGGCCAGCAATGTCATGTCTATGCGGAGAAGTCTGGGTTGATTTTCAATCAACATGTGAAGAACGCACTTGTGTGTATGTATTCGATGTGCGAGGATGTGGAAGGGGCTATGAAGGTTTTTAATGGGGTGCCTGGCTTGGATGTTTTCACGTATAATTCGCTTTTGACTGCACTTTTGGAACACGGGTCTTTGAGTGAAGCATTGGATGTTTTTAGGAAGCTGCTAGAGGCGGATGTGGAGTGGGATGGTGCCTCTTACGTGGGTGTTTTGGGCCTTTGTGCTTGTCTTAAGGATTTAAAGTTGGGCTCACAAGTTCACAGTAGAATGTTGAAATCCGGTTTCAATTCTGATATGTTTGTAAATTGTGCAATGATAGATATGTATGGAAAATGTGGTGAGATTACAAAAGCAAGAAAAGCTTTTGGCTCATTAAAAGCTCGGAATGTGGTCTCTTGGACTGCAATCTTGGCTGCTTGCTTACAAAACGAGTGCTTTGAGGAAGCACTAAAGCTATTCTTTGAGATGGAAACTGACGGTGTTAGGCCAAACGAGTACACATTTGCGGTGCTGTTGAATTCCAGTGCTAGCTTATCAGCTGCAGCATATGGAACTTCATTACATGCACACATCGAAAAGGTGGGGTATGAAGATTTCGTCATAGTGGGGAACGCTTTGGTTAATATGTACTCGAGGAATGGAGATATTGAATTGGCTTACAGCGTCTTTGCAAAAATGCGGTCTCGAGATCCTATTACTTGGAATTCCATGATATCTGGTTACTCTCACCATGGGCTTGGTAAGGAAGCCCTGACTGTGTTTCGTGACATGTTAGCTGCAGAAGAGAAACCaaattatgttacttttattGGGGTTCTCTCTGCTTGTGGACATTTGGGTCTAGTAGAACAAGGGTTCTACTATTTGAACCATTCCATGAACATGCTCGGGATTGAACCTGGTTTGGAGCATTATACCTGTATTATTGGGCTTCTTGGAAAGGCCGGACAACTGGATGAAGCTGAGAATTTCATGAGATCAATGCCAGTCAAATGGGACATTGTTGCCTGGCGAACTTTGCTTAATGCTTGTCATGTACAACGGAATTATCGTGTAGGAATGCGAGCTGCAGAAGTCATCTTGCAAATGGATCCTAATGATGTGGGAACTTGTATCCTGTTGTCTAACATGCACGCCAAGTTCAAAAGGTGGGATGGTGTTGTCAAAATGCGGAAACTAATGAGAGAAAGAAACATTAAGAAAGAACCAGGATTGAGTTGGACAGAAATAAGAAACAATACCCATATCTTCATTGCAGGTGATAACAAGCACCCAGAGTCTGTTCAAATTCAAAAGAAGGTTAGAGAGTTGTTGGCTGAAATAAAGCCACTTGGTTATGTACCAGATCCAGCTTCTGCACTGCATGATGTTGAGGAGGAGCAGAAAGTAGATTATCTTACTTTCCACAGCGAGAAGCTTGCTATAGCGTATGCACTGATGAAGACACCTCCAAATGCACCTATTCGTGTCATCAAGAACCTTCGAATATGTGATGATTGCCATTCTGCAGCAAAACTTATTTCAAAAGTTACAAACAGGCTCATTGTCATAAGAGACGCTAATCATTTCCATACTTTCCGCAATGGAATTTGTTCCTGTGCAGATTATTGGTAA